Proteins from one Procambarus clarkii isolate CNS0578487 chromosome 8, FALCON_Pclarkii_2.0, whole genome shotgun sequence genomic window:
- the LOC138359710 gene encoding ovarian abundant message protein-like: MIHGDPWIHGDPWIHGDPMIHGDPWIHGDPWIHGDPWIHGDPMIHGDPWIHGDPMIHGDPWIHGDPWIHGDPWRHGYPWIHGDPWTHGDTSIHGDPWIHGDPWRHGDPWIHGDPWIHGDPWIHGDPWIHGDPWRHGDPWRHGDPWIHGDPWIHGDPWIHGDPWIHGDPWIHVTPGYMVTPGYMVTPRKQPQNFEGWGMKQDRKN, from the coding sequence ATGATACATGGTGACCCCTGGATACATGGTGACCCCTGGATACATGGTGACCCCATGATACATGGTGACCCCTGGATACATGGTGACCCCTGGATACATGGTGACCCCTGGATACATGGTGACCCCATGATACATGGTGACCCCTGGATACATGGTGACCCCATGATACATGGTGACCCCTGGATACATGGTGACCCCTGGATACATGGTGACCCCTGGAGACATGGTTACCCCTGGATACATGGTGACCCCTGGACACATGGTGACACCTCGATACATGGTGACCCCTGGATACATGGTGACCCCTGGAGACACGGTGACCCCTGGATACATGGTGACCCCTGGATACATGGTGACCCCTGGATACATGGTGACCCCTGGATACATGGTGACCCCTGGAGACATGGTGACCCCTGGAGACATGGTGACCCCTGGATACATGGTGACCCCTGGATACATGGTGACCCCTGGATACATGGTGACCCCTGGATACATGGTGACCCCTGGATACATGTGACCCCTGGATACATGGTGACCCCTGGATACATGGTGACCCCCAGAAAGCAACCCCAGAATtttgagggatggggtatgaagcaaGACAGAAAGAACTAG